A segment of the Babesia bovis T2Bo apicoplast, complete genome genome:
CAAATTAAAGTGTGAAATAATTTTACTATCTATATTATGAAAATCTAAGTATTGGTAAAATTTATTTAACATTTAAAAATAATTATAAAATTTTATAATGTTTATAAAAGTTTAATTATTTATTATTTTTAAAATATAAATAACTCTTTAAATATAATTATATTTAATACTTATATTTTACTTCTATTTTTATAAAATTTTCATGTTTTTAGCTATTATGAAAAAATATAACTAAATATTAAATTCTTTTGTATTTTATATGATTAAACTGTATTTTTAAGCGTAAATACAATTTATACCGAAAGGAATAAGATTCAATAAATTTTCAAATTGAGACTTATTGAAAGAAGTTATACATGTATAAACTTGAACAACATACCATAGTATAGAATAAGGAGGAGATACTAATAGTAGTATATACTGAATTATACCTATTTTATTATCTTTGATAAAATTAATAAATTTTTCACCAAATGTTTCTCTTTTTCTTAAGGAAAGTTTTATTAAATCCATAATAACCATTATTATAAGGGCTATAAGGTATAAAATAGTATCGATAGTGAATCTTATGAATAGTTTTATAAGTATAATTAAATCTGATAATAGTTCTATGTCTTTATTCATTATTTATATATGTTAATTTATTTTTTAAAAAAATTTATATTTTTTTATGTTTTATTTAGGTGGTTTAAAAAATATTTGTTTATTAATATTTTAAAGTGAATATTTAAATTAAATTTTAAAGATTGATTTAATTTTTTTCAATATATAGCGCGAATTATTTAAAATAAATTTAATTTATCTTTTATTTATTTTATAAAGGCGCTATTGTTGATATAAAATAGTGGTATATGTTGTCTAAAGTATTAAATTTTTCTATATGGGATATAACTGCCCAAAATGTAAAAGGATAAAATATAGCTAGAGTAGCTATAGCCAATGTACCTAAAAAGAAAGGATGTACATCTTTTTTAATTTCTATAGTTGAAAAACATCTTATCCAAAGAGCCGCATATCTTAGAGAATATTGACATTTTTGGTTCATTTGAAAGTCTGTAAGACGGTAAATATATTTATCTATTAAAAATTCAAAAAAGAACACAAGTACATCAACACCATCTACTACATCATAATTTTTTATCGCTTTTAATTTGTCTATACATATACCTAATATATAATCTGTAAACTTTAATAAATTTAATAATGTAAAAATTCTTTTAAATTTTATTTTTCTAAAAAGTTTTATAATATCTTTTATTAACATTTTACATCCTAGAGGGTAAAAATTTAATCTAGTTAATGCATATGTATAGTTAAAGTAACGATAATATATTTCATTACTATAGTTTTTTATATCTTGTTTGGTTAATGTTATGATCTTTCCGACTAATGTCATTTTGTTTTAAATGTGTAAATATTTGCAAATATAATTTTTGCATAAAAATATATAAAAAAGTTTAACTTAAATTTTTAAAAATTGTTGTTTATTATTTAATTATAATTATATAATTATAAGATAAATAATTTTATTAATGAGTAAGTTTGCCTATTATTTGACTGGTTTTATTTTGAATATTTGTTGTTTAAACTAATTTTTTTATTTAAAAAATAATAGTGTGTATAATTTATCAAATATATAAGGAACAATATTTAAAAAATTTTCAAATTGTGACTTATGCAATGTAAAAGCAAAAATGTAAAACTGAATTACATATGATAACGGACAAGAAGAAAACTCTAGTATTATAAATACTATATACTGAAATATTGGGGCTCTATTATGATAAAAAAAATCGCATATTTTTTCTTTTAATGATTTTTTAACTAATAAAGATCTTATATAATTAACAATATAGAGTAAAATTATAGCTGATATATATAAAACATATTCCAATTTTTCTTCAATATACAGGGCAGAGTGTTTAATTATATTTAAAAATAAATTTAACTTTTCGGTCATTTATTTTATAATGGAGCTATTGTAGATATGAAATAGTGATATATGTTGTCTAAAGTATTAAATTTTTCTATATGAGATATAACTGCCCAAAATGTAAAAGGATAAAATATAGCTAGAGTAACTATAGCCAATGTACCTAAAAAGAAAGGATGTACATCTTTTTTAATTTCTATAGTTGAAAAACATCTTATCCAAAGAGCCGCATATCTTAGAGAATATTGACATTTTTGGTTCATTTGAAAGTCTGTAAGACGGTAAATATATTTATCTATTAAAAATTCAAAAAAGAACACAAGTACATCAACACCATCTACTACATCATAATTTTTTATAGCTTTTAATTTGTCTATACATATACCTAATATATAATCTGTAAACTTTAATAAATTTAATAATGTAAAAATTCTTTTAAATTTTATTTTTCTAAAAAGTTTTATAATATCTTTTATTAACATTTTACATCCTAGAGGGTAAAAATTTAATCTAGTTAATGCATATGTATAGTTAAAGTAACGATAATATATTTCATTACTATAATTTTTTATATCTTGTTTAGTTAATGTTATGATTTTTCCGATTAGAGTCATTATGTTTTTATTAAAAAGGCGCTATTGTTGATATAAAATAGTGGTATATGTTGTCTAAAGTATTAAATTTTTCTATATGAGATATAACTGCCCAAAATGTAAAAGGATAAAATATAGCTAGAGTAACTATAGCCAATGTACCTAAAAAGAAAGGATGTACATCTTTTTTAATTTCTATAGTTGAAAAACATCTTATCCAAAGAGCCGCATATCTTAGAGAATATTGACATTTTTGGTTCATTTGAAAGTCTGTAAGACGGTAAATATATTTATCTATTAAAAATTCAAAAAAGAACACAAGTACATCAACACCATCTACTACATCATAATTTTTTATCGCTTTTAATTTGTCTATACATATACCTAATATATAATCTGTAAACTTTAATAAATTTAATAATGTAAAAATTCTTTTAAATTTTATTTTTCTAAAAAGTTTTATAATATCTTTTATTAACATTTTACATCCTAGAGGGTAAAAATTTAATCTAGTTAACGCATATGTATAGTTAAAGTAACGATAATATATTTCATTACTATAATTTTTTATATCTTGTTTAGTTAATGTTATGATTTTTCCGATTAGTGTCATTCTATTTTAATAATTCAATAACTATACCAGCTCCAATAGTCTTACCTCCTTCTCTTATAGCGAACCTTAATTCTGTTTCTAAAGGCATAGATTTTTCTATATCAGCAGTAACTATTACATTATCTCCTGGAATAGCTAAATCTAAACTTAAATCATTAGAAGAAGAGTATATATTAGTTATAGTCCCTGTTATGTTAGCTGTTCTTATAAAAAATTGAGGCTTATAACCAACTGTGAAAGCAGTATGTCTACCTCCCTCTAGCTTACTAAGTACGTATAAATTAGCTTTAAATTGTTTATACAGCTTAGAAGAACCAGGAACTGTTAGTACATATCCTCTTTTTATATCCTCTTTAGTAACACCACGTAATAATATACCTACATTATCTCCTGATTCTGCTTTAAGTAACGATTTATTAAACATTTCAATATTCAATATAGAAACAATTTTAGAAGAGTCGTACCCTAATAACTCTACTTTGTCACCTATATTAGCGCTACCTCTTTCCACTTTACCAGTGGCAACTATCCCTCTACCTGTTATAGAAAAACTATCTTCTACAGGCATTAAAAAAGGTTTTAATAGGTCTCTAGTTGGTGTAGGTATGTATTTATCTATACAGTCCACTAAATTTAAAATTTTTTTAATCCACTTATTATTAAAATCTAATTTAGATGATTGTTTTACAACATTTAGAGCCTCTAAAGCAGATCCAGAAGTGAAATGTACAAATTCTTCTTTAAAATTATATTTAAGTAATATGTCTCTAACCTCCTCTTCTACAAAATTACTTAACTCTATATCTGTTATCTTATCCTCTTTATTTAAAAATACTATTACATTTTCTATACCTATTTGTTTTATAAGCAATAAATGTTCTATTGTTTGGGGCATAGGACCGTCTGTTAAAGAAATAACTAAAACAGCACCGTCCATTTGTACAGCACCAGTTATCATATTTTTTATATAGTCAGCATGACCAGGGCAGTCGATATGCGCATAATGTCTATAATTACTTTCGTATTCTACATGTTTAGTATTTATAGTTATACCTCTGCTTTTTTCTTCAGGGGCTGAATCTATTTCTTCATAAGAGTGTGCTTTTTTAGCAAGTCCTTTAGCTTTAAGAACGCTAGTTAAAGCGGAAGTCAATGTTGTCTTCCCGTGGTCTATATGTCCTATAGTACCTATGTTTATATGTGGTTTATTTTTTATATACTGTTCTTTTGCCATTATGTTTTATTTATTTTTGGCTTATTTATAAGCCTAATACGACTAACTAGCCTTTAACGGGCGTTATACCGTATACCAATTAAAAGATTACTATACTTTTATTTTAAAATTTGGAGTTTTACATTTTAAAATTAAATTAAATTGGTATTTTAGTATAACTTAGAAGGAAAGGACTTTAACCTTTATTTAAGATATCAAAAATCTTTATCTTTTCCTTTAGATGACCTTCCACCCGCGTGACTAGAGTCAAGAGAGTAAGGGATTTGAACCCTTAAAAATTTAATCTCAAATTAAGTGCAATAATCCTGTTCTGCCAACTCTCTATACTGTGAACAATCAGAGTAATTGGATTTAAACCAATATCTTTCATACCCAAAACGAATATGTTGTATATTACACTATACTCTGAGTATAATCTTACTCCCTAAAATAGACTCGAACTATTATTAAACCGATTAACAATCGATTGCTTTACCTATTAAGCTATTAAGGAATTATTAATTTTAACAATATATGTTATATTATTTATTTTTGTCCTAAAATAAAAAACTCATAAAATATTCTTTTATCTTTTATTTTTAACTGAGGTATTAGACTTGTTTCTATAAGTAAGCCTATAGTAGCTAATATAATAGTCATATAAAAATTAGACACTACAGTAAAAGGTAAAAGCACATAAACAGATATATGCTGCACTAAAGCAAATAAAAATCCGTATAATCTGTTTAAAATTTTTTGTTTTAACGTTAATTGTCTATTATAAATATAGTTTTCTATTTCATGTATTAAATATTCGAAAATTTCTACTAAAAAATCAATTAACATTTTTAGTAAATATTTTAATTTTAAGTTTATTTTATATATAAAATTTTGTATAATATTGCTTTTCATTTTATTTTAAAGGTAAACTGATTAAAAATTTTTTAATTAAATTTGTTTTATTTTTTACATTTTCTTGGTCTATTATATTGAGATCTATTAAAACACTTATAATAGTAAAAATAAACATAATGCACGCTTTTGGTATAACCTGAAATGGTAAATTTAAATAAATAGCTGTAATATTAATTAAAGAAAACCCTACACCATAAAGTTTATACAATAATTGTATGTATAACGGCTGTTTATGTTTGTTTATATAATCTTCTAATGTATGTTTTAAATAATCTAATACTATCAAACATACGTCTATTATAGTTTGTATAATTTTATTTATAATGCTGTTTATAATATTTAATATATCTTCGTAATTTTTTATGTTTATGTTGTAAAACGACATTTGTAAGCTTATATTTTCTTTATTTAATTAAATTTAATTTTATATTAAATTATTTTGTATTTTTTTTAAATATATTTATTTTATTATAAATATATAATTTTGTCCTACGCACCAATAAATAAATTATTAGTTTTTATTATTTTGTTTGTTCTAAAAAAATTAAATAAAGTGGTATTTAGAAAATTATAAACTTTTAATTTAAAAATGAGTTATCTATTATAACTCTTTTTACAGTTTTATTAATTTTTATTTTGCTTGGGTTTTTTATTAATTTCATGTTAATAAGAGAATTAATAACACTGAAAAAACAAGCTATATATTTTTTGGGCATTATATGAAAAGGTAAATAAAGACATGTAACTGTAACATTTACTAACGCAAACAATACAGCGTATAGTTTACGTAATATATAAGTTTTATATGGTGTTTTCTTTTGTATTAAATGTTGTTCTAATTTAGCTTTTATCTGTTCTAACACGTATAAAATAGCATCTACTATTATATCTATAATATATTTTGCCTTTAAAGCTAAAGGAGTTAATATTTTTTTTACTTTTTCTGCGTTGTTTGAATTATATAACATTATATGAATTTATTAATTTAAAAATGAGTTATCTATTATAACTCTTTTTACAGTTTTATTAATTTTTATTTTGCTTGGGTTTTCTATTAATTTCATGTTAATAAGAGAATTAATAACACTGAAAAAACAAGCTATATATTTTTTAGGCATTATATGAAAAGGTAAATAAAGACATGTAACTGTAACATTTACTAACGCAAACAATACAGCGTATAGTTTACGTAATATATAAGTTTTATATGGTGTTTTCTTTTGTATTAAATGTTGTTCTAATTTAGCTTTTATCTGTTCTAACACGTATAAAATAGCATCTACTATTATATCTATAATATATTTTGCCTTTAAAGCTAAAGGAGTTAATATTTTTTTTACTTTTTCTGCGTTATTTGAATTATATAACATTATATGAATTTATTAATTTAAAAATGAGTTATCTATTATAACTCTTTTTACAGTTTTATTAATTTTTATTTTGCTTGGGTTTTCTATTAATTTCATGTTAATAAGAGAATTAATAACACTGAAAAAACAAGCTATATATTTTTTAGGCATTATATGAAAAGGTAAATAAAGACATGTAACTGTAACATTTACTAACGCAAACAATACAGCGTATAGTTTACGTAATATATAAGTTTTATATGGTGTTTTCTTTTGTATTAAATGTTGTTCTAATTTAGCTTTTATCTGTTCTAACACGTATA
Coding sequences within it:
- a CDS encoding putative integral membrane protein translates to MLYNSNNAEKVKKILTPLALKAKYIIDIIVDAILYVLEQIKAKLEQHLIQKKTPYKTYILRKLYAVLFALVNVTVTCLYLPFHIMPKKYIACFFSVINSLINMKLIENPSKIKINKTVKRVIIDNSFLN
- a CDS encoding putative integral membrane protein, producing MTLVGKIITLTKQDIKNYSNEIYYRYFNYTYALTRLNFYPLGCKMLIKDIIKLFRKIKFKRIFTLLNLLKFTDYILGICIDKLKAIKNYDVVDGVDVLVFFFEFLIDKYIYRLTDFQMNQKCQYSLRYAALWIRCFSTIEIKKDVHPFFLGTLAIATLAIFYPFTFWAVISHIEKFNTLDNIYHYFISTIAPL
- a CDS encoding putative integral membrane protein; the encoded protein is MLYNSNNAEKVKKILTPLALKAKYIIDIIVDAILYVLEQIKAKLEQHLIQKKTPYKTYILRKLYAVLFALVNVTVTCLYLPFHIMPKKYIACFFSVINSLINMKLIENPSKIKINKTVKRVIIDNSFLN
- a CDS encoding putative integral membrane protein; translation: MKSNIIQNFIYKINLKLKYLLKMLIDFLVEIFEYLIHEIENYIYNRQLTLKQKILNRLYGFLFALVQHISVYVLLPFTVVSNFYMTIILATIGLLIETSLIPQLKIKDKRIFYEFFILGQK
- a CDS encoding putative integral membrane protein; this translates as MNKDIELLSDLIILIKLFIRFTIDTILYLIALIIMVIMDLIKLSLRKRETFGEKFINFIKDNKIGIIQYILLLVSPPYSILWYVVQVYTCITSFNKSQFENLLNLIPFGINCIYA
- a CDS encoding putative integral membrane protein gives rise to the protein MTLIGKIITLTKQDIKNYSNEIYYRYFNYTYALTRLNFYPLGCKMLIKDIIKLFRKIKFKRIFTLLNLLKFTDYILGICIDKLKAIKNYDVVDGVDVLVFFFEFLIDKYIYRLTDFQMNQKCQYSLRYAALWIRCFSTIEIKKDVHPFFLGTLAIVTLAIFYPFTFWAVISHIEKFNTLDNIYHYFISTIAPL
- a CDS encoding putative integral membrane protein, coding for MTLIGKIITLTKQDIKNYSNEIYYRYFNYTYALTRLNFYPLGCKMLIKDIIKLFRKIKFKRIFTLLNLLKFTDYILGICIDKLKAIKNYDVVDGVDVLVFFFEFLIDKYIYRLTDFQMNQKCQYSLRYAALWIRCFSTIEIKKDVHPFFLGTLAIVTLAIFYPFTFWAVISHIEKFNTLDNIYHYFISTIAPF
- a CDS encoding putative integral membrane protein — protein: MSFYNINIKNYEDILNIINSIINKIIQTIIDVCLIVLDYLKHTLEDYINKHKQPLYIQLLYKLYGVGFSLINITAIYLNLPFQVIPKACIMFIFTIISVLIDLNIIDQENVKNKTNLIKKFLISLPLK
- a CDS encoding putative integral membrane protein, which gives rise to MTEKLNLFLNIIKHSALYIEEKLEYVLYISAIILLYIVNYIRSLLVKKSLKEKICDFFYHNRAPIFQYIVFIILEFSSCPLSYVIQFYIFAFTLHKSQFENFLNIVPYIFDKLYTLLFFK
- a CDS encoding translation elongation factor Tu family protein — translated: MAKEQYIKNKPHINIGTIGHIDHGKTTLTSALTSVLKAKGLAKKAHSYEEIDSAPEEKSRGITINTKHVEYESNYRHYAHIDCPGHADYIKNMITGAVQMDGAVLVISLTDGPMPQTIEHLLLIKQIGIENVIVFLNKEDKITDIELSNFVEEEVRDILLKYNFKEEFVHFTSGSALEALNVVKQSSKLDFNNKWIKKILNLVDCIDKYIPTPTRDLLKPFLMPVEDSFSITGRGIVATGKVERGSANIGDKVELLGYDSSKIVSILNIEMFNKSLLKAESGDNVGILLRGVTKEDIKRGYVLTVPGSSKLYKQFKANLYVLSKLEGGRHTAFTVGYKPQFFIRTANITGTITNIYSSSNDLSLDLAIPGDNVIVTADIEKSMPLETELRFAIREGGKTIGAGIVIELLK
- a CDS encoding putative integral membrane protein yields the protein MLYNSNNAEKVKKILTPLALKAKYIIDIIVDAILYVLEQIKAKLEQHLIQKKTPYKTYILRKLYAVLFALVNVTVTCLYLPFHIMPKKYIACFFSVINSLINMKLIKNPSKIKINKTVKRVIIDNSFLN